A window of Synechococcus sp. MW101C3 genomic DNA:
GCTGCCCTAGCCGGACAGGTGCAGGGGCTGGCTTGAACCCGATCGAGGCGGAAGCCCTTGACCTGTTGGAGTGGCCTCGCCTGGCGGAGCACCTGGCCAGCTTCGCCAGCACGCGCGCCGGTGCCCGCCACTGCCGCTCCCTGCTGCCCGCCGCCAGCTGCGCCGAGAGCGAGCGCCTGCTCTGTGAAACCACGGAGTTGCTGGGCCTCGATGGCGTGCTGGAGGGGGGGCTGAGCTTTCAAGGCGTCGCCGATCTCGGTGGCACCCTCCAGCACTGCAGCAAGGGGGGCACCGCCTCCGGTGAGGCCCTGCTGGAGGTGGCCACCACACTGGCGGCCGGCCGCCGCCTGCGCCGCCAGATCGAGGACGAGGACCTGCGGCCCGTCACCAGTGGCCTGGTGCAGAACCTGCGCACCCTGCCGGAGCTGGAGCAGCGTCTGCGCTTCTGTATCGAGGAAGGCGGGCGTGTGGCCGACCGCGCCAGCCCGGCGCTGGCCGCGCTGCGGCTGCAGCTCTCGGCTCTGCGCCAGCAGCGGCGTGAGCGGCTCCAGGAGCTGATTCGGCGTTGCGCGCCCCTGCTGCAGGACAACGTGATCGCCGAACGCAACGGCCGGCCAGTGCTGGCGGTGAAGGCGGGGGCGGCCTCCCAGCTCAGCGGCCTGGTGCACGACAGTTCGGCCTCCGGCAGCACCGTGTTCATCGAGCCCCAGGCGGTGATCACCCTGGGCAACCGGCTGCGGGAGCTGGAAGGAAAGGAGCGCGAGCTCGAGCAACAGGTGCTGGCGGAGCTCAGCAGCCTGGTGGCGGCGGACACAGACGCCCTCCACACCCTGCAGACGGTGCTGGTGCAGCTCGATGGCGCCGTGGCCCGCGCTCGCTACGGCCAGGACCTTGGCGGGGTGCGCCCCGAGCTGTCCGCCACTGCCGAGGCCCCCTTCCAGCTCGTGGATCTCTGCCATCCGCTGCTGCTCTGGCAGGAGCGGCGCGAGGGCGGCAGGGCGGTGGTGCCGGTCACGGTCACCGTGGGCAGCGACCTGCGGGTGGTGGCGATCACCGGCCCGAACACCGGCGGCAAGACAGTCACGCTCAAAAGTGTGGGGTTGGCGGCCCTGATGGCGCGCGCTGGCTTGTTCCTGCCTTGCCGCGGCACGCCGCGGCTGCCCTGGTGCGGCTCTGTCCTGGCCGACATCGGCGATGAGCAGTCGCTGCAGCAGAACCTCTCCACCTTCAGCGGCCACGTGCGACGCATCGCGCGCATCCTCGAAGCGCTGCCGCCGCCGGGAACGCACGGTGGCGCCTCCCTGGTGCTGCTCGATGAGGTGGGTGCCGGCACCGACCCCACCGAAGGCACCTCCCTGGCGATCGCCCTGCTGCGCCATCTCGCCGCCCGCGCCCGCCTCACCATTGCCACCACCCACTTCGGTGAGCTGAAGGCGCTCAAGTACGAGGATGCCCGCTTCGAGAATGCCTCGGTGGGCTTTGACGTCGAAACCCTCTCGCCCACCTATCAACTGCAGTGGGGCATTCCGGGCCGCAGCAACGCCCTGGCCATTGCCAGCCGCCTCGGCCTGGAGCCGGCCGTGATCGCGGGCGCCACCGCCCTGCTGGCGCCGAAGGGGGAAGGGGAGCTGAACCAGGTGATCCGTGGCCTGGAGGATCAGCGGCGCCGCCAGCAGGAGGCTGCCGAAGAGGCGGCTGTGCTGCTGGTGCGCACCGAGCTGTTGCACGAGGAGCTGCTGCAGCGCTGGCAGCACCAACAGGAGCAATCGGCGGAACTGCAGGAGCAGCGGCGCCGCCAGCTGGAGCACTCGATCCGCGATGGCCAACGGGAAGTGCGCCGCATCATCCGCCGTCTTCGCCAGGGCGACACCGATGGGGAGGAGGCGCGTCAGGCGGGCCAACGGCTCAAGCGCCTGCAGCAGGAACATCAGCCTCAGCCGGAACGCCGACAGCACCGCGGCTGGCGGCCCTCTTTGGGGGAGCGGATTCGCGTGCTCTCGCTCGGCAAGGCGGCGGAAGTGCTGGAGATTGCCACCGACGGCCAGGAGCTCACGGTGCGCTGCGGCGTGCTGCGGCTCACCGTGCCGCTCGACGGGGTGGAATCCCTCAGTGGCGAGAAGCCGGCGCCACCGGAGCCGCCTGTGGTGCAGGTGCGCCGCCAGCCCGGCCGCAGCGGCGGCAGCGCCCAGGTGCGCACCGAACGCAACACCGTGGACGTGCGCGGCCTGCGGGTGCACGAAGCGGAGGCAGCCGTGGAGGAACGGCTACGCGCGGCGGAAGGGCCGGTGTGGGTGATCCACGGCATCGGCAGCGGCAAGCTCAAGCGTGGCCTGCGCCAGTGGCTTGACACCGTGCCCTACGTGGAGCGGGTGAGCGATGCGGAGCAGGGTGACGGTGGCCCAGGCTGCAGTGTGGTCTGGGTGGCATGAAGCCTCAGATCACTACAACACCGGTGATGGTGAGTGCCAGACCGGGGCTGAGAGTGTGCAGGGTGGGAACGACCCGGGGGCATTTCACTCTTGAAATGGCTGACCCGTTAACGAGGTGGTCTTCCCCTTATGCACCTCCGCCCTGCTGGGCTCAGAGATCGAGCACGGGCAGTTGAGGTTCCGGCCCCGTGCGCTCGGGGCCGGCGGTGGTGGTCGGTGGCAGTGCCAGTGCCTCCCCGGCGGCATCGAACAGCCGCCAGCCGCTGGGGTCCACGTCGATGTGGATCCGCTGCCCCGGCACCACCCGCTGGGAGGGGTCGGCCCGCAGCTGCACCAGATGGCCGCCCTCCAGCAGCCGGGCGCTGATCAGCAGTTCATTGCCGAGCGCCTCCACATGGGTGACGTCGCCCGGCAGATTCCGGTTGGTGGCCGGTGCCAGCTTCAGATGCTCCGGCCGGAGCCCGCCTGTAAGGGGCGTGGAAACTCCACGGGCGGCATGGGAGGCCAGGGCGGCGGCCATCGGGCCTTCCACCAGGAAGCGACGGGCATCGAGCTGAATCTGATCGCCACCTGCGGCCTGCACCGGCAGCAGATTCATCGGTGGGCTGCCGATGAACTGGGCCACGAACAGATTCGAAGGCCAGGTGTAGAGCTCCATCGGCGTGCCCAGCTGCTGCAGCCGGCCTTGGTTGAGCACGGCGATGCGATGCCCCATCGTCATCGCCTCCACCTGGTCGTGTGTCACGTAGAGCGTGGTGGTGCCCAGCCGCTTCTGAAGCGCCACGATCTGGGCGCGGGTGCCCGTGCGCAACTTGGCGTCGAGGTTGCTGAGCGGCTCATCCATCAGGAAGACGGCGGGCTCCCGGGCGATCGCCCGCCCCAGGGCCACCCGCTGCTTCTGGCCGCCGGACAACTCCTTGGGACGCCGGTCGAGCAGGGGCGTGAGGCCCAACTCCTCGGCCACCCCGGCGATGCGTGCCTCAATGCGCTGCTCCCGCTTCGAGGGCAGGCGCAGGGGGGCGGGCAGCCCGCGGCTGCAGCGATGCAGGCTGTCCTGCAGCTGCTGGGCCACGCTGCGGGGACGGCTGCGCCGCAGCCCGAAGCCGATGTTGTCGGCCACGCTCAGGTGTGGGTAAAGCGCGTAGCTCTGAAACACCATCGCCACGTCCCGCTGGGCCGGGCGCAGGCCACTCACGGGCCTCCCGCCCACCAGCACTTCGCCATCGGTGGGGGTTTCCAGGCCCGCCAGGATGCGCAACAGAGTGCTCTTGCCGCAGCCGGAGGGACCCACCAGCACCAGGAATTCACCATCGGGCACGTCGAGGTCGAGCTGGCGAAGCACCTCCACAGGCTGGCTGCCCCGCCGTGGTGGAAATGTTTTGCTGACCTGCTGGAAGCGAACCTCTGCCAAGACGGAGCCTCTGACCGGCCGATCCTAGGGTTGGCCTCAGGTTCGGCCTTCGTTAAGGGATTCCTTGCAGTTCATCGATCAAGCCCGCATAGCGGTCCAGGGCGGCCGGGGCGGCGACGGCATCGTCGCGTTTCGTCGGGAAAAATATGTGCCGGCCGGTGGTCCTTCCGGCGGTGATGGCGGCCATGGTGGGGCCGTATGGCTGCAGGCCGATGCCAACCTGCAGACCCTGCTGGATTTCAAATACAAGCGGCTGTTTGCCGCCCCGGAAGGCCGCCGCGGCGGCCCGAACCGCTGCTCCGGCGCCGGCGGGGAGGATCTCGTGGTGCGGGTGCCCTGCGGCACCGAGGTGCGCGACCCTGACACCGAAGCCCTGCTCGGCGATCTGATCGAGCCAGGGGATCGCTTGCGGGTGGCGGCTGGAGGCCGCGGCGGGCTGGGCAACGCCCACTACCTGAGCAATCGCAACCGGGCCCCCGAGAAGTTCACCGAAGGCAAGGACGGGGAAGAGCGGCAACTGCAGCTCGAACTCAAGCTGCTGGCGGAGGTCGGCATCATCGGCCTGCCGAATGCCGGTAAGAGCACCCTCATCAGTGTGCTGTCGGCCGCCAAGCCGAAGATCGCCGATTACCCCTTCACCACCTTGATCCCGAATCTCGGTGTGGTGCGAAAACCCAGTGGGGATGGCACGGTGTTCGCCGACATCCCCGGTCTGATCGCCGGCGCCGCCCAGGGCGCGGGGCTGGGCCACGACTTTCTCCGCCACATTGAGCGCACCCGACTGCTGGTGCACCTCGTGGATGGCTCCAGCGCGGATGTGGCCCACGACCTGGCGGTGGTGGAAGCGGAGCTGGTGGCCTACGGCCATGGGCTGGCCGATCGCCCCCGGCTGCTGGCCATTAACAAAGTGGAACTGCTGGATGAAGATGCCCTGGCAGCGGCTTCAAACGCACTGAAGGAGCGTTGGCCCCGGGAGGTGCTGGCCATCTCCGGGGCAACGCGTCAGGGGCTCGATCGATTGCTGGAAGCGGTCTGGAAGGAACTCGACCGCAGCGAACAGGCCCTGGTGGCTCAGTCGTCGTAGACGCGGCACTCAGGGGCTTCCGGGTTCAGGTCGCAATAGACCTCAAGCGAATTGGGATCGTGATTGTCCTCGGGGTGATGGGTCTTGTATTCCTGCAAAGACTTGAGCTCTTCCTCAAGGTGACGCACCTTGGCCTCGTTGCCCGTGGCCTTGGCGGTTTCGATTTCGATCTGGTCCTTGAGGATGTGCTCGTCGATGGAAGTCATAAGACGGCCGACCTGCGGCAACCGAATTTTTCCAGTCCACCCTACGGGTCGTGCGCCAGCTTCGCCGGGCCGTGTGGGCTCCAGCTCATCAACCCCCCGCCAACATGGGGTAGATCCCTGTGCCAGCGGGTGGTTTTGCCCTGGTCTCAGGCCGGCAGATCACTCAGTTCCAGCCATCGCTCCTCGCCGGCATGGATGCGTTCCACCAGGGCGGCCAGTTCCTGGGTGAGGCTCTCCAGCCGGGCGTAGTCGCCCTGCCCGCCGCCGGCCAGCTCTGCTTCGAGCCGGCTGCGGCGCTCCTCCCAGCCCGGCAACTGCTGCTCCAGATCCGCCAGCTCGCGGCTTTCCCGGTAGCTGCGGCGCCGGGGCCGCTCGGTGCGTTCGCCCGTTCCCCTGGCCGGCGGGGCGGACGCTTCAGGCGTGGGCGGCGCTGCAGTGGGCGCCGGTGAGGGTTTGGCCGCGGCCTGGGCGGACTGGGCCAGGTAGGCGCTGTAGTTGCCCTCGAAGCGCCGCAGCACCCCGCCCTCGAAGCAGAACAGCCGGTCCACGGTGCGATCGAGGAAGTAGCGGTCGTGGGACACCACCACAACGCAGCCGCGGAAATCCTCGAGGAAGTCTTCCAGCACCGTGAGCGTGTGCACGTCCAGGTCGTTGGTGGGTTCGTCGAGCAGCAGCACGTTGGGCGCCTGAATCAGCAGCCGGCACAGGCAGAGCCGCCGCCGCTCGCCCCCGGAGAGCTTGCCGATCGGGCTGTGCTGCTGGGCGGGGGGAAACAGGAAGCGCTCCAGAAGCTGGGACGCACTCACCTGCACACCGCCCAGATCGATCCGGCTGGCTGCCTCCTGCACAAAATCGATCACCTTGCGCTCCATGCCCTTGCCGGCGAACAGATCGTCGGTCTGCTGGTCGAAGTAGGCCAGCTGCACGGTGCTGCCCAGCTCCAGGCGGCCCTGCTGGGCCTGGCGCCGCCCGGCGATCAGGTCGAGCAGGGTGGACTTGCCGGAGCCGTTCGGGCCGATGATGCCCACCCGGTCTTCCGGGCTGAAGTCGTAGCTGAAGTCGCGCAGCAACGGCGTGCCGCTCGGGGTGGTGGGCGTGGTGGCCGCCTCTCCCCCGGCCGGGCCCTGCGGCGCCCACACGCTGAGATGCTCCGCCGTGATCGCCCGCTTGCCCAGCCGCCGACTGGTGGTGGCCAGGCTGAGCTGGTCCTTGCCGGCGCGCACCGGCGCCTCCCGCATCGCCTCGATCCGCTGGATGCGGGCCTTCTGCTTGGTGCTGCGGGCCTGCGGTCCGCGTTGCAGCCATTCCAGTTCGCGCCTCAGCACTCCCTTGAACTTGGCCGCACTGGCTGCTTCGGCGGCCTCCTCACCCGCCTTGATCTGCAGGTAGCTGGCGTAGTTGCCCTCATAGGTGCGGGCTTCGCCCCGGTCCACCTCCACGATGCGGCGGGTGACCCGGTCGAGCACGTAGCGGTCGTGGGTGACCAGCACCAGGGCGCCGCGGAAGCGGTCCAGGTGGTTCTGCAGCCATTCGATGCAGTCGGCATCCAGGTGGTTGGTGGGTTCATCCAGCAGCAGCACGTCCGGCTCAGCCACCAGTGCGGAGGCCAGGGCCAGGCGCTTGCGGAAGCCACCGGAGAGCTCCCCCACCTTGCGCTGGGTGTCGCGGATGCCGAGCCGGTCGAGCACCTCGCGGCACTGCTGCTCCAGATCCCAGGCCTGGCAGTGGTCCATGCGGCTCTGCAGATCGCCCAGCTCCGCCAGCAGGGCGTCGTGCCTGGCCCCCGACGACCCGGCCAGCGCCTCACTCACCGCCGTGAAGCGCCGCAGCAGCTCCGTTTTCTCTCCACTGCCGGCGAACACCTGCTCCAGCACGGTGCGCTGGGGGTCGAGCGTGGGGTCCTGGTCGACCAGCACCACGTTCAGGCGGGGCGAGCAGCGGCGTTCCCCTTCCCCCGCCGGCTCCACCCCGGCGAGCACCTTGAGCAGGGTCGATTTGCCGGCGCCGTTCGGGCCGATCAGCCCGAGCCGATCGCGCTCGCCCACGTGCAGGGTGAGGTCGCGGAAGAGGGTCTTGATGCCGAAGTCCTTGGCGACCCCCACCAGGCTGATCAGGCTCATCGGCTGACGCCCTGCGCCTGGGCCTCGAGATGGGCGAACACGCTTTTGTCACCCACATCAGCCTGCGCCGCCATCGGGAATTTGCGCAGGCACAGCACCAGCAACAGGGCCGCCTGCAGCAGCAGCAACCCGAACGTCTGGCGGGGATCCAGCAGCCCGCTGAGCCGGCCCAGCAGGGCCACGGGCAGCACGAGGGTCACGCCGATCGCCTCCGGCCGCTGAAAGCAGAAGAACTCCTTGAAGCCGATGCCGGCCTGGGCGGCGAAGAAGGGGCCGATCGCCCAGATCCAGCGGGGATCGGCCGCCAGCGTGTCGAGCATGGCGTCGGGGCCCACCCGCAGCGCCAGTCCCACAGCACCGGCGCAGCCCAGCAGCCAGAACAGCTGCAGCGCCCGGTGCAGAGGCCGCAGGTAGATGTGAATCCACTGCAGCGCCAGCCCCAGCCCTGCCGCCATCACGACCAGCCACGGCCACGACCAGACCCCG
This region includes:
- a CDS encoding ABC-F family ATP-binding cassette domain-containing protein, giving the protein MSLISLVGVAKDFGIKTLFRDLTLHVGERDRLGLIGPNGAGKSTLLKVLAGVEPAGEGERRCSPRLNVVLVDQDPTLDPQRTVLEQVFAGSGEKTELLRRFTAVSEALAGSSGARHDALLAELGDLQSRMDHCQAWDLEQQCREVLDRLGIRDTQRKVGELSGGFRKRLALASALVAEPDVLLLDEPTNHLDADCIEWLQNHLDRFRGALVLVTHDRYVLDRVTRRIVEVDRGEARTYEGNYASYLQIKAGEEAAEAASAAKFKGVLRRELEWLQRGPQARSTKQKARIQRIEAMREAPVRAGKDQLSLATTSRRLGKRAITAEHLSVWAPQGPAGGEAATTPTTPSGTPLLRDFSYDFSPEDRVGIIGPNGSGKSTLLDLIAGRRQAQQGRLELGSTVQLAYFDQQTDDLFAGKGMERKVIDFVQEAASRIDLGGVQVSASQLLERFLFPPAQQHSPIGKLSGGERRRLCLCRLLIQAPNVLLLDEPTNDLDVHTLTVLEDFLEDFRGCVVVVSHDRYFLDRTVDRLFCFEGGVLRRFEGNYSAYLAQSAQAAAKPSPAPTAAPPTPEASAPPARGTGERTERPRRRSYRESRELADLEQQLPGWEERRSRLEAELAGGGQGDYARLESLTQELAALVERIHAGEERWLELSDLPA
- a CDS encoding endonuclease MutS2, with protein sequence MNPIEAEALDLLEWPRLAEHLASFASTRAGARHCRSLLPAASCAESERLLCETTELLGLDGVLEGGLSFQGVADLGGTLQHCSKGGTASGEALLEVATTLAAGRRLRRQIEDEDLRPVTSGLVQNLRTLPELEQRLRFCIEEGGRVADRASPALAALRLQLSALRQQRRERLQELIRRCAPLLQDNVIAERNGRPVLAVKAGAASQLSGLVHDSSASGSTVFIEPQAVITLGNRLRELEGKERELEQQVLAELSSLVAADTDALHTLQTVLVQLDGAVARARYGQDLGGVRPELSATAEAPFQLVDLCHPLLLWQERREGGRAVVPVTVTVGSDLRVVAITGPNTGGKTVTLKSVGLAALMARAGLFLPCRGTPRLPWCGSVLADIGDEQSLQQNLSTFSGHVRRIARILEALPPPGTHGGASLVLLDEVGAGTDPTEGTSLAIALLRHLAARARLTIATTHFGELKALKYEDARFENASVGFDVETLSPTYQLQWGIPGRSNALAIASRLGLEPAVIAGATALLAPKGEGELNQVIRGLEDQRRRQQEAAEEAAVLLVRTELLHEELLQRWQHQQEQSAELQEQRRRQLEHSIRDGQREVRRIIRRLRQGDTDGEEARQAGQRLKRLQQEHQPQPERRQHRGWRPSLGERIRVLSLGKAAEVLEIATDGQELTVRCGVLRLTVPLDGVESLSGEKPAPPEPPVVQVRRQPGRSGGSAQVRTERNTVDVRGLRVHEAEAAVEERLRAAEGPVWVIHGIGSGKLKRGLRQWLDTVPYVERVSDAEQGDGGPGCSVVWVA
- a CDS encoding ABC transporter ATP-binding protein gives rise to the protein MAEVRFQQVSKTFPPRRGSQPVEVLRQLDLDVPDGEFLVLVGPSGCGKSTLLRILAGLETPTDGEVLVGGRPVSGLRPAQRDVAMVFQSYALYPHLSVADNIGFGLRRSRPRSVAQQLQDSLHRCSRGLPAPLRLPSKREQRIEARIAGVAEELGLTPLLDRRPKELSGGQKQRVALGRAIAREPAVFLMDEPLSNLDAKLRTGTRAQIVALQKRLGTTTLYVTHDQVEAMTMGHRIAVLNQGRLQQLGTPMELYTWPSNLFVAQFIGSPPMNLLPVQAAGGDQIQLDARRFLVEGPMAAALASHAARGVSTPLTGGLRPEHLKLAPATNRNLPGDVTHVEALGNELLISARLLEGGHLVQLRADPSQRVVPGQRIHIDVDPSGWRLFDAAGEALALPPTTTAGPERTGPEPQLPVLDL
- the cgtA gene encoding Obg family GTPase CgtA; protein product: MQFIDQARIAVQGGRGGDGIVAFRREKYVPAGGPSGGDGGHGGAVWLQADANLQTLLDFKYKRLFAAPEGRRGGPNRCSGAGGEDLVVRVPCGTEVRDPDTEALLGDLIEPGDRLRVAAGGRGGLGNAHYLSNRNRAPEKFTEGKDGEERQLQLELKLLAEVGIIGLPNAGKSTLISVLSAAKPKIADYPFTTLIPNLGVVRKPSGDGTVFADIPGLIAGAAQGAGLGHDFLRHIERTRLLVHLVDGSSADVAHDLAVVEAELVAYGHGLADRPRLLAINKVELLDEDALAAASNALKERWPREVLAISGATRQGLDRLLEAVWKELDRSEQALVAQSS
- a CDS encoding Calvin cycle protein CP12; translation: MTSIDEHILKDQIEIETAKATGNEAKVRHLEEELKSLQEYKTHHPEDNHDPNSLEVYCDLNPEAPECRVYDD
- a CDS encoding DUF2301 domain-containing membrane protein; this translates as MNARSIDPSASTDPVFEGVYGLFTITAEDRREVLGYRLALLALAIAELALLWQWQRFGGVWSWPWLVVMAAGLGLALQWIHIYLRPLHRALQLFWLLGCAGAVGLALRVGPDAMLDTLAADPRWIWAIGPFFAAQAGIGFKEFFCFQRPEAIGVTLVLPVALLGRLSGLLDPRQTFGLLLLQAALLLVLCLRKFPMAAQADVGDKSVFAHLEAQAQGVSR